Below is a window of Cytophaga hutchinsonii ATCC 33406 DNA.
CTATTGTCCGGCAATGCAGACAATAGCTCTTCAATTGAGCTATACGTAATAAATGAATCTGAAACTAAGCTTCCATTTTTTTTACTGATGTGTACAAGCCTGTATTGTTTATGCAGTTCTTTATTTACATGCACTTCCAGTCCGAAAACAGCATCGGTACCAGAGAGCCAGGATGTAATATCAGTCAGCTTCACCTTAATAAATTATTATAGGTTTGATAAATAACACTAAAATGGATTTGCTTTTACTTTTAGTTTTTGAGCTGAATAATAATTTGATAACCGGAATACGTGATAATATCGGAGTTCCTTCGGTATCTATTGATTTCGATATTTTTTCCAGACCACCAAGTACAATCATCTCTTCATTTCTTACGCGAATGATCGACTTAAATTGACTTGTAGTTGTGTTGGGCGGACCGGCTGCATTGCTTTTAGCAAATGAAGTCTGATTTACTTCAATCGTTAGCGTAACCTGATCATCACCTGACACGAGCGGTTTGATGGATAACGTCTGGTTTGCCTGCACGGACTGATATTGAACAGTTGTTATCGTATTTGTTGTTAAAGAACCCAGCGTATTCTGTGTCTGAACTTCGTAGTACACAGTTTGTCCAATACTCATGTTTGCATCGTGGCCATTCAACGTTGATAGTTTTGGCATCGATTTGATTTCAACATTATTATTGGTTTCAAGTGCACTTAAGGTCATATAAAAACTCGGCGTAACTGAACCTAAATTGGTAATGCTGCCGATGCCTAAACCATTAATAAAATCATTGATGGTGCTGGTGCTTAATTTTACATCCAGGCCTGGTAAAAAGGTACCGCTCGTTTGTGTGGTTGCAAGAGAATCATTCAAGCCCGCTTTTATTCCGGTTTTAACCATTCTGTTTTTAAGTACTTCCATAATGATTACTTCAATCATTACCATCGGCACTACTTTATCAATTTCTTTTATGAATGCTTCAATCTCATAAATCTGCGGAAGCGAGCCGGATAATAATAAACTATTCAGTTCTTTAAATTCTTTTATCTCAACTCCTTTTTTTAATTCCGCTGGAATAACTTCCTGAATGTTATCAATAGATCTGTATTTTAACTGTGCTACTTTATACGCTCTCAAGCCTTCAAGCTTACGTTCCCCCATTAAGTACAAATCAGCTTCTACTTTAAATGTATATTCCGTTCCTTGCAACAGAAATGTCAGCAGTTCCTGAAACGTAACACCGGAAACGTATGAGGTACAATTTCCTTTAATCTCCGAATACATAAAGTAATTGATGTTTGCTTTTGTTGCCACTACTTTAATTACTTCTGCAATCGGAGCATTAATTGCTTCCAGGTGAATTTTTTTACCGGCAGCAGAAGAATCCACATGACAGCGGATCATTGAGCCGGCTGCGGATTGAGACGGCATTGCAGCAGCTGTAGTGTTTGTGCCTGTATTATATGTGGGCCTGAACGTGCCTGCATTCGGATTTTCTTCTGCTAAAATATTATCCCCTTCTTTGATTCCTTTTAACACATAAAAATTATCATCGGTCTTTACTACTTTTAATTCGTTTGCAAATGCCATTTTATTCAATGCTGCATCGAACGGCATATCTTCAATGTATATGGAAATAAGTTTGTTTGAGATACCGGAAGAAAGGATCACATTTTTCTTTGTCACCTGTGTGATCTTACGGGCTACTAAATACAAACTGTCATCCTGCAGATCAAGGCTCAGCAGATTTGAATAAGAAGAATACCTAACCTGCAAATCTTTTTGAACATATACCGGTTTGCCTTCTACAGGAGGGATATATTTGTAAAAAGACATAATTGATCCGGAAAACCGTATGTCCAGATCGTACTCCCGAACTAAAAACAGAAGTACATTTAGCACCGATTCTTTTGAAAAATTATTATAGACCTTAAACGAAAGCTGCGGGTCTACATTAATGTTCAGTTCATGTGCTTCTGCAATTCCCCGTAGAAATTCCTGAATGCTTACACCCGATACAGAAAAATCAATAGGATCTTTTAACCCAGGTGAATTGCCTGCTGCAAGTTGATTTAATGTGTTTTCGATTTCAGTGAACCGATCTGTTTTAGTTTGAGCATTTATCAAAAGGGGAAGCAATAAAAACCCGATAATAAAACAGGAAATTTTTTTAACCATAGGGGCTGTTAAAAATTAACTAATAATGAATATATTTCATCTAACGATGTGTTGCCTTCTGCAAACAATTGAAAAGCATTATCGGATAATGTTTTGATGTTCCTTTCCTTCAATTTATCCGACACTTCAAAGATAGTATTTTTTATACACTCTGCCATCTCCTGATCAATAGGAATAACCTCGTATACAGCCTTTCTGCCTTTATACCCTGTGTAGAAACACTGTTCACAACCTGTGGATATATAGTGCACATCTACATGCATCGGGGCTTTAAATCCTTTAGGATAATCTGTTGCACTAAATGGCGTTTGCTGTTTGCAATGTGGACATAATAACCGCACTAAACGCTGCGCAACAGAAACACTTAGTGTACCTGCTAATAAAAAAGGCGGCACACCCATATCTATCAATCGGGCTACCGTGCCCCAGGCAGAGTTGGTGTGTATGGTTGAAAGTACGAGGTGACCGGTTAAGGACAGACGTATAGCCATGTTAGCGGTATCCTGATCGCGGATCTCGCCCACCATAATAATATCCGGATCCTGCCGTAAGAATGTTTTTAATGCACTGCCAAAGTTAAATCCAATGTTTTCTTTTAATTGTGCCTGATTCACGCCTTCGAGTGTATATTCAACGGGATCTTCAATCGTTAAAATATTCCGCGTTGTTTTATTCAGCAATTTTAATGTGGCGTATAAGGTAGTTGTTTTACCCGAACCTGTGGGGCCGCTTATTAAAATCAGGCCCTGCTTGCGTTTTGTACTGTCTAAGTAATTTTCTAAATCTGTTTGTGCAAATCCTAACGTTTCAATATTGATGTTGGTTGCGTCCTGATTTAATAAACGCATCACAATTTTTTCTCCATGCAAGGTAGGCAATACAGAAACACGGATATCAAATTTGCCTTCCCCAAACTGAAAAAAAATCCGTCCATCCTGCGGCAATCTTTTTTCAGAAATGTCTAGATGCGACATAATCTTAATACGGTTCACCAAAGACGGGTAATGCGTCTGCTCAATGATAAAGCGTTCTACCATCTGCCCATCAATCCGTAATCGTACGCGGCATTTCGCTTCGTAGATTTCTAAATGAATATCACTGCTTTGAATTTGTTTGGCTTCTACGATCAGCTTCTTCAAAAAATCATCTGAAGAAGAATCATAACTTAAGGTATTCGTTGAACCTGTCTGATGTTCTTTACGGTAATATTTAGAAAGCAGTTTCAGGATCGCTTCGTGCTCAAGCTCCAGCAATTGCTGCGTTGAACCGAATATAATTTCTAAATCTTCCTGTGCCTGCAAGCCGTTTTTCTGATCCGAAATAAAAAAATCTCCTTGATCGGTATATCCGGATGGAACCGGAAGGATATGGTAATGCCAGGCCTGATCGGGTGTGAGGCGTTGAATTTCTTTAGCAGATAATTGTATGCTTTCAAATATATCCATGAAATCAGATCCAGTAAATAATTGAACAGCTGCCGATGATCGGTCTGCCCGGGGTAACATATTCAAACACTATAATAAAACAGCTCAGACACAGTGCCTGTAAGCCGGCAAGCGGTATAGCTTTTGTCTGCAAGGATAACGAATGTTTCAAAACAGGATAACTGATTAAAATGAACACTAAACTTATCAGATGAAAATACATATACACCGGTGTACTCAATACCGGAATCAATACAATATAGAAGGCCAGATCGCCCAACCCAATGGCACTGCTCAGCGGAATCTTTTTTATTTTTTTAACATAGAGCAAAACAATCAGCAGATTGAATGCAATAAATCCGCTATTGAAAAGAAGCTGAATGAAGAAACTTTCGTCAATCCCGCATTGCTGGTATTGTATGGCAATGGATAGTACCAGTGCAAGCAGAAATACGTAAATCGGTACAGATCTGTATTTGATATCCTGATACGTAATCACAGCCAGGATCAGCAGAAATGCCGGCAACAGCAGTACATGAATTGTCATGTATTAATCTTTTACTGTTTCCTGTAAATTTTTATCCTGATCAATTTCCCAGATATTAAAAACACCATCGCCATCAAAATCGGCTACCGCTGTTGCACGCGCGCGGAATGTAGTAGGACCGGCTGCAACAATTTCAATTCTGTAATTGGCATTTCCGTTTTCACCATCGGTTACCAGTTTTTCCTGAATAAATCCGATGGCTTCTAAATCACTTGAATATTTTGACTTTTCGAAGAAGTTTGATTTCTGAAGCGTGTATACGTGTTCAAGCTGAATTTTAGCTTCTGTGCTTTTCGCTTTTGAAATCAAGGGCATTAAATTGGGCAGCGCCAATAAAACAAGGATGCCGACAATTACCAATACAACCAATACCTCTGTTAACGTAAAGGCTTTTAATCTCGCGGATAAAATATTTTTCATAATTAATAAACTATAATGTTATAAAATTACTGAAACTAGGTGTGAAGCCAATACAAAAGACAAAGTATTTGTACATTCATTAAAATGAATTGCCTAGCTGGAATAAAGGCAGGTACATGGCAATCAATACAACTCCTACCACCAGACCCAGAAATACAATCATAACAGGCTCAATCAGGGAACCGATCATGGCAGATTTATATTCAACCTCGTCAGAATACTGTTTATTCAGCTGATCTAAAAAACGATCTACTTTATTTACTTCCTCTCCTACTTTTATGAGGTAAACCATTTTTTTATCAAACACCGGATACGCGGCCAGGCAGGAATGCAGCGTGGCCCCGTTGATCAGTTTGCTTTCGATTTCTTCCATGGCTTTTTCAATCGGATAAAAATCGATCATCTGCTTTACCAGCGAAATG
It encodes the following:
- a CDS encoding type II secretion system protein GspD codes for the protein MVKKISCFIIGFLLLPLLINAQTKTDRFTEIENTLNQLAAGNSPGLKDPIDFSVSGVSIQEFLRGIAEAHELNINVDPQLSFKVYNNFSKESVLNVLLFLVREYDLDIRFSGSIMSFYKYIPPVEGKPVYVQKDLQVRYSSYSNLLSLDLQDDSLYLVARKITQVTKKNVILSSGISNKLISIYIEDMPFDAALNKMAFANELKVVKTDDNFYVLKGIKEGDNILAEENPNAGTFRPTYNTGTNTTAAAMPSQSAAGSMIRCHVDSSAAGKKIHLEAINAPIAEVIKVVATKANINYFMYSEIKGNCTSYVSGVTFQELLTFLLQGTEYTFKVEADLYLMGERKLEGLRAYKVAQLKYRSIDNIQEVIPAELKKGVEIKEFKELNSLLLSGSLPQIYEIEAFIKEIDKVVPMVMIEVIIMEVLKNRMVKTGIKAGLNDSLATTQTSGTFLPGLDVKLSTSTINDFINGLGIGSITNLGSVTPSFYMTLSALETNNNVEIKSMPKLSTLNGHDANMSIGQTVYYEVQTQNTLGSLTTNTITTVQYQSVQANQTLSIKPLVSGDDQVTLTIEVNQTSFAKSNAAGPPNTTTSQFKSIIRVRNEEMIVLGGLEKISKSIDTEGTPILSRIPVIKLLFSSKTKSKSKSILVLFIKPIIIY
- a CDS encoding GspE/PulE family protein, giving the protein MDIFESIQLSAKEIQRLTPDQAWHYHILPVPSGYTDQGDFFISDQKNGLQAQEDLEIIFGSTQQLLELEHEAILKLLSKYYRKEHQTGSTNTLSYDSSSDDFLKKLIVEAKQIQSSDIHLEIYEAKCRVRLRIDGQMVERFIIEQTHYPSLVNRIKIMSHLDISEKRLPQDGRIFFQFGEGKFDIRVSVLPTLHGEKIVMRLLNQDATNINIETLGFAQTDLENYLDSTKRKQGLILISGPTGSGKTTTLYATLKLLNKTTRNILTIEDPVEYTLEGVNQAQLKENIGFNFGSALKTFLRQDPDIIMVGEIRDQDTANMAIRLSLTGHLVLSTIHTNSAWGTVARLIDMGVPPFLLAGTLSVSVAQRLVRLLCPHCKQQTPFSATDYPKGFKAPMHVDVHYISTGCEQCFYTGYKGRKAVYEVIPIDQEMAECIKNTIFEVSDKLKERNIKTLSDNAFQLFAEGNTSLDEIYSLLVNF
- a CDS encoding prepilin peptidase — encoded protein: MTIHVLLLPAFLLILAVITYQDIKYRSVPIYVFLLALVLSIAIQYQQCGIDESFFIQLLFNSGFIAFNLLIVLLYVKKIKKIPLSSAIGLGDLAFYIVLIPVLSTPVYMYFHLISLVFILISYPVLKHSLSLQTKAIPLAGLQALCLSCFIIVFEYVTPGRPIIGSCSIIYWI
- a CDS encoding prepilin-type N-terminal cleavage/methylation domain-containing protein; amino-acid sequence: MKNILSARLKAFTLTEVLVVLVIVGILVLLALPNLMPLISKAKSTEAKIQLEHVYTLQKSNFFEKSKYSSDLEAIGFIQEKLVTDGENGNANYRIEIVAAGPTTFRARATAVADFDGDGVFNIWEIDQDKNLQETVKD